Proteins encoded in a region of the Gallalistipes aquisgranensis genome:
- a CDS encoding hybrid sensor histidine kinase/response regulator transcription factor has product MMIRVLLSFLLLLSLARTQGRELIFSHIGNRGEQLQDAINTLYQDESGLIWFGSNSGLMMWDGTKIKSFKAIIGDSTSLVTNNVRLICGDKDGHLYIVNSSALLEYDLRKERFRRLFNGGVSQINYGASGLWVLRDNTLLIYNTQTSRFDIHLRFKGKFIGGALLEASNGSLFVGLRHGGMYVVDKNKKLTHYLQSEDVYAIYEDNHKNIWVCTTSSGLYRIDQQMNFTYFRHDPTNTNSMPNDNVRAIRQDNIGNYWIGTAHGLVHYKPQSQSFTTYTHCEFDRYSLSGSSIWALEIDAQGSLWIGSFYGGVDCIHPEYSFCDYYTVRSDGNGISGSTVSQVCEDDQKNLWIGTEDGGLNFFNRKTETFTHYHNPYTPLAINIKTLLYDKVRQVLWVGTYGGFYRFDIDKRAFTPIEFTDNPTAATFIRSVHPYKDKILIGSRNMIHLYDPQNNTSVNFLDLSGPKGRTYTVWDMLVDKNQRVWVTNHHGLLCIDGKEERQALKRGYDSKSKLHIFRLTALTEDSQARIWVGSAGGVICIDPESGDVRGYNCENSNLPDNDVMALSESPSGYMLLGSTTGISVLDPQTHHISNYKFNTFFPFSRINERGITTTESGNMIISSFNGMYIMHESDLNRKAQNFNVVFTRLYANNTPVIVGDETKILSQSLPYSDHITLRNNHSVISVEYALTNYISSLRPKVEYQLEGFDPHWVQIERGSPITFTNLSPGKYTLRVRATTEDDKPLVCQRQLILKVLPPIWRTTIAYLLYFIIASILLLVILYNYTSRIKLQTSLLFSQKEKQSIEAMNKSKLEFFTHISHELRTPITLIATQLDMTIQSGNIPQNIYRRLLGVIKNVEKVKLLMSELMDFYKQEHGFMPPKVNEYDLIPFLEQIYISFKEYAQVRQVALNYIHKPVHVMVWFDKRQMEKVFNNLIFNALKFTNPGGNVTILVEQSQSKVSISIADTGIGISHEDLPKIFSQFFQSESGKIAGGTGIGLALSRNIVMAHHGQISVDSHISKGSTFKVELLLGDKHFNEEQKAGVNTEPDECITNIVLPDNEFIEEIRSTQHQSDSHTISILIVEDNIELLAVLEEIFSSIYKVYKATDGQQGYNMALKLQPDLVLSDVMMPVMSGSQLCRLIKSNDDTCHIPVVLLTARTSVDKMLEGLMIGADDYITKPFNTKILVTRCHNLINGRRQLQKSYCTGEVQSHQLTTNPYDQQLLEKAVEIIEHNITNPDFDINVFAREMCMGRTKLFTKIRGITGQTPNNLITSIKMKYARKLLIESREANIEEVAMNAGYSDCNYFIRQFKKIYGQTPWQYRKSHIGMGI; this is encoded by the coding sequence ATGATGATCAGAGTATTATTATCATTTTTATTATTGTTGAGTTTAGCTCGCACTCAGGGACGTGAACTCATTTTTTCACATATAGGCAATCGAGGCGAACAGTTGCAGGATGCTATCAACACACTATATCAAGACGAATCAGGACTGATATGGTTCGGCTCGAACAGTGGGTTGATGATGTGGGACGGCACCAAAATCAAATCGTTCAAAGCCATTATCGGAGACTCAACAAGCCTAGTGACCAACAACGTACGCCTAATATGCGGCGACAAGGATGGACACTTATATATTGTCAATTCAAGTGCACTGTTGGAGTATGATTTACGTAAAGAGCGTTTCAGGCGCCTTTTTAACGGCGGAGTAAGTCAAATAAATTATGGCGCATCAGGACTGTGGGTACTAAGAGACAACACTCTGCTGATCTACAATACCCAAACAAGTAGATTCGACATACATCTGCGTTTCAAGGGCAAATTCATCGGAGGTGCACTATTAGAAGCCTCGAATGGTTCCCTGTTTGTGGGATTGCGTCATGGAGGAATGTATGTTGTGGATAAAAACAAAAAACTAACACATTATCTCCAATCTGAAGACGTATATGCCATATACGAGGACAATCATAAAAACATCTGGGTCTGCACGACATCTTCGGGACTTTACCGTATTGATCAACAGATGAACTTCACCTACTTCCGCCATGACCCTACAAATACCAACTCGATGCCCAATGACAACGTAAGGGCGATAAGACAAGACAATATTGGTAACTATTGGATAGGAACAGCACACGGACTGGTCCATTATAAGCCCCAGTCTCAAAGTTTTACGACGTATACACATTGCGAATTTGACCGTTATAGTCTCAGCGGATCATCGATCTGGGCTCTGGAAATAGATGCACAAGGTTCATTATGGATAGGATCGTTCTATGGAGGCGTAGACTGTATTCATCCCGAATATTCATTTTGCGACTACTATACCGTACGCTCCGATGGTAATGGGATATCGGGCTCGACAGTAAGTCAGGTGTGCGAGGATGATCAAAAAAATTTGTGGATAGGTACAGAAGACGGAGGTCTCAACTTCTTTAACCGGAAAACAGAAACATTTACCCACTATCACAATCCATACACTCCTCTTGCAATAAACATTAAAACATTGCTCTATGACAAAGTTCGGCAAGTTTTATGGGTAGGCACCTACGGCGGTTTTTACCGATTCGACATAGATAAACGGGCCTTCACTCCAATCGAGTTCACGGACAACCCCACTGCAGCAACTTTCATCCGCTCCGTACATCCATACAAAGACAAAATTCTGATCGGCAGCCGCAATATGATACATTTATATGACCCCCAGAACAATACATCTGTCAATTTTTTAGATCTATCGGGCCCAAAGGGGAGGACATATACGGTGTGGGATATGCTCGTCGACAAGAATCAGCGAGTATGGGTTACCAATCACCATGGATTGCTCTGCATCGACGGAAAGGAAGAACGGCAGGCACTTAAACGAGGATATGATTCCAAGTCTAAATTACACATCTTTCGCCTGACAGCATTGACAGAGGACAGCCAGGCACGAATATGGGTTGGATCAGCAGGAGGAGTGATATGTATTGATCCCGAAAGTGGAGACGTTCGCGGATACAACTGCGAAAACAGCAATTTGCCAGACAACGACGTTATGGCATTAAGTGAATCGCCATCAGGATATATGCTGCTGGGCAGCACCACTGGCATATCAGTACTCGATCCCCAAACCCACCACATATCCAATTACAAATTCAACACGTTTTTTCCCTTTTCGCGTATCAATGAGCGTGGCATTACCACAACGGAATCCGGCAACATGATCATCAGCAGTTTTAACGGCATGTATATCATGCATGAAAGCGACCTGAATCGTAAAGCCCAAAATTTCAATGTCGTCTTCACACGGCTATATGCCAACAATACGCCTGTTATCGTGGGGGATGAGACAAAAATATTATCCCAATCACTACCTTACTCCGATCACATAACATTAAGAAACAACCACTCTGTAATATCGGTCGAGTACGCTCTGACCAACTACATAAGTTCACTGCGCCCGAAGGTTGAGTATCAGTTAGAGGGTTTCGATCCCCATTGGGTACAGATAGAGAGAGGGAGTCCTATAACATTTACCAATCTCTCTCCGGGAAAGTACACACTTCGGGTAAGAGCCACCACGGAAGACGATAAACCATTAGTCTGCCAACGTCAACTTATCCTAAAAGTACTGCCTCCAATATGGCGTACAACTATTGCCTATCTACTCTATTTCATAATCGCCAGCATATTACTCCTGGTCATTCTATACAACTACACATCACGTATCAAATTGCAGACCTCACTGCTTTTCAGCCAGAAAGAAAAGCAGAGTATCGAAGCGATGAATAAGTCTAAATTGGAGTTTTTCACCCACATATCCCACGAATTAAGGACCCCTATAACACTGATAGCCACACAACTCGACATGACTATTCAGAGCGGGAATATTCCGCAGAACATCTATCGTCGTTTATTGGGCGTGATTAAAAACGTCGAAAAAGTCAAACTATTGATGAGCGAATTGATGGATTTTTATAAACAAGAGCATGGATTTATGCCTCCTAAAGTTAACGAGTATGATTTAATACCTTTTCTAGAACAAATATACATATCGTTCAAGGAATATGCACAAGTACGGCAGGTCGCTCTCAACTACATCCACAAACCCGTTCACGTTATGGTGTGGTTCGACAAGCGACAAATGGAGAAAGTATTCAACAATCTAATATTCAACGCACTAAAGTTCACAAACCCGGGCGGAAACGTAACTATCCTTGTAGAGCAAAGCCAGTCAAAGGTCAGCATCTCAATCGCAGATACAGGTATAGGTATAAGCCATGAAGATCTGCCGAAAATCTTCTCTCAGTTTTTCCAAAGTGAGAGCGGAAAAATCGCAGGAGGCACAGGTATCGGATTGGCCTTGAGTCGCAATATCGTAATGGCACACCATGGACAAATAAGCGTCGATAGCCATATCAGCAAAGGATCGACATTCAAAGTCGAGTTGTTGTTAGGCGACAAACATTTTAATGAGGAACAGAAAGCAGGCGTCAATACCGAGCCTGACGAGTGCATAACAAACATAGTATTACCTGACAATGAATTCATCGAGGAAATACGTTCAACCCAACATCAATCCGACTCACATACCATATCAATACTTATCGTCGAAGACAATATCGAATTACTTGCAGTACTCGAAGAAATTTTTTCATCAATATACAAAGTTTATAAAGCCACAGACGGCCAACAAGGCTATAACATGGCCCTGAAGCTGCAACCCGATCTCGTACTTTCGGATGTCATGATGCCTGTAATGTCCGGCTCACAGCTGTGCCGTCTTATCAAGAGCAATGACGATACGTGCCACATACCTGTCGTGCTGCTTACTGCACGCACTTCAGTCGACAAAATGCTGGAAGGACTGATGATCGGAGCCGACGATTATATAACCAAGCCATTCAACACAAAAATATTGGTAACCCGCTGCCACAATCTAATCAATGGCCGCCGACAACTACAGAAGTCATATTGCACAGGAGAGGTTCAATCCCACCAGTTGACCACAAATCCGTACGATCAGCAACTACTTGAAAAAGCAGTAGAAATAATCGAACATAATATAACCAATCCAGACTTTGACATCAATGTTTTCGCGCGCGAAATGTGCATGGGACGTACAAAACTCTTTACCAAAATTCGGGGCATCACAGGTCAGACTCCCAACAATCTCATCACATCTATCAAAATGAAATATGCCAGAAAATTACTGATTGAATCAAGAGAAGCAAACATCGAAGAGGTTGCCATGAACGCAGGCTATTCCGATTGCAACTACTTCATTCGTCAATTCAAGAAGATATATGGACAAACTCCCTGGCAATATCGTAAAAGTCACATCGGGATGGGCATCTGA
- a CDS encoding alginate lyase family protein: MKQLLILSVLACLTTVFSYARQWPDRSLGGGEKLLFNESMIEQMRQRIDNHQWARDIYTKIRHELSVPAAPSQGEGERFAVGIWYKNAALYYRISGDEKFLPNVFSAIVSNFKLDKAEQPLFTDTTRRLRSHWEWCLYKSNLLVAYDLLQNHPVLVPYKELMKHRLDEIIAQGYRFLRGRKSVNNTGFWVTTVVGMAGYMRGDKAAIAEAIDGACGFKAMLAKFRDQGRFNPEPINYTTNYIDGCLLILAEASRNNSMEDLYAYVAPNGASIKRLADSYFDIANANGMAVGNGDFGDYVLINEDKVFYGGIDIFYGKGGPHRSCHKMELFNARYNDPKFAWAIAQNPARDNKCFVFWGYTALTHGAEITETRAPEIKSEIFPGMGNAIIRSVEDTTYWNSDAITAHMRSGKPLQSHNQNDHFNLTINAYGKNIYKDWFLRWDYLAPRASNGYRNATPLSPRIIGHNTVSVDFAEPTVFDVQFSDITRRDGMQIVSAAGEVYKGVRQKRTIGVTKEYVIDIFTLESDQEHNYDYALHSVGKASYSGVGIWQEYMQLNDEYRMGKIDKQATRPNNVWFSAVRRAQAKKDVVADMVDTDGIGMVAILLNDTGTEVIAAETPYFVSIRGWDDISPKATIPERKPMTVFRRQGKNAEFCVLHQPYRDKVSRLKFSRKGNLFVVEGDAFTDTFNIESLEYHRKNR; encoded by the coding sequence ATGAAACAATTGTTGATACTCTCTGTGCTTGCGTGCCTGACTACGGTATTTTCGTATGCACGACAGTGGCCCGACAGGTCTTTGGGCGGTGGCGAAAAACTGCTGTTCAACGAATCCATGATCGAGCAGATGCGCCAGCGCATAGACAATCACCAATGGGCGCGCGACATTTACACGAAGATCCGGCATGAACTGTCCGTTCCGGCCGCCCCTTCGCAGGGAGAAGGCGAGCGGTTCGCCGTAGGTATATGGTATAAAAACGCAGCATTGTACTACCGTATCAGCGGTGATGAGAAATTCCTGCCCAATGTGTTCTCTGCAATTGTCAGCAATTTTAAGCTCGACAAGGCGGAGCAACCCCTCTTTACCGACACGACTAGACGGCTGCGGTCTCATTGGGAGTGGTGCCTGTACAAGTCCAACCTGTTGGTGGCGTACGACCTGTTGCAAAACCACCCTGTGCTCGTACCATATAAAGAACTTATGAAACATCGTCTGGATGAGATCATCGCTCAGGGGTATCGTTTCCTGCGTGGTAGGAAAAGCGTTAATAACACGGGATTTTGGGTGACGACGGTGGTCGGTATGGCGGGATATATGCGTGGCGACAAGGCTGCCATTGCGGAGGCTATCGACGGTGCTTGCGGCTTCAAGGCCATGTTGGCGAAATTTCGCGACCAGGGCAGGTTCAATCCCGAACCGATCAACTACACCACCAACTATATCGACGGTTGCCTGCTGATTCTGGCCGAAGCATCGCGCAACAACTCGATGGAAGATCTCTATGCTTATGTCGCACCTAACGGCGCATCGATCAAGCGGCTGGCCGACTCCTATTTCGACATTGCCAACGCAAACGGAATGGCGGTGGGCAACGGCGATTTCGGAGACTATGTCCTGATCAATGAAGATAAGGTGTTCTATGGCGGTATCGATATATTTTACGGCAAGGGGGGACCTCACCGTTCCTGTCACAAGATGGAGCTGTTCAATGCGCGCTATAACGATCCCAAGTTCGCGTGGGCTATTGCACAAAACCCTGCCCGCGACAACAAATGTTTCGTTTTTTGGGGCTATACGGCTCTCACTCATGGAGCCGAGATAACGGAAACTCGTGCTCCGGAGATCAAGAGCGAGATATTTCCCGGTATGGGCAATGCCATCATCAGGTCGGTCGAAGACACGACCTATTGGAACAGCGATGCGATAACGGCGCATATGCGAAGCGGAAAACCGTTGCAATCGCACAACCAGAACGACCACTTCAACCTTACGATCAATGCCTACGGTAAGAATATATATAAGGATTGGTTCCTGCGTTGGGACTACCTGGCACCCCGGGCATCGAACGGATACAGAAACGCAACCCCTCTTTCGCCGCGCATCATCGGCCATAATACGGTGAGCGTCGATTTTGCAGAACCCACTGTGTTCGATGTGCAATTTTCGGATATCACGCGTCGTGATGGCATGCAGATTGTTTCGGCTGCGGGCGAGGTATACAAGGGCGTTCGGCAGAAGCGGACGATCGGGGTCACCAAAGAGTATGTTATCGATATCTTTACCTTGGAATCCGACCAGGAGCACAATTATGACTATGCCCTCCATTCGGTCGGCAAGGCATCCTATTCGGGCGTGGGGATATGGCAGGAGTATATGCAGCTGAACGATGAGTACAGGATGGGCAAGATCGACAAACAGGCAACTCGGCCCAATAACGTGTGGTTCAGTGCTGTGCGTCGGGCTCAAGCTAAAAAGGATGTCGTGGCCGATATGGTCGACACCGATGGTATAGGCATGGTTGCCATCCTGCTTAACGACACCGGGACCGAAGTCATCGCGGCGGAAACGCCCTATTTTGTCTCCATCCGGGGATGGGATGATATAAGCCCCAAGGCGACGATTCCCGAAAGGAAACCGATGACCGTTTTCCGCCGCCAGGGTAAAAACGCAGAATTCTGCGTGCTGCATCAGCCCTATCGCGACAAAGTATCGCGCTTGAAATTCAGTCGCAAAGGCAATCTGTTCGTCGTCGAGGGCGATGCATTTACCGATACGTTCAATATCGAAAGCTTGGAGTATCACAGAAAAAACAGATAG
- a CDS encoding alpha-galactosidase, which produces MTAILKQASTWIVLSFLCISSYGTEFTGSCYATLENDTLRIGNHAIERVFLWNGGNLITLSLHDKASGIDWKNKAAGPDFFVPHTTAKAQQGELRVRRLAANAVSGERLEAEVTFSLDSLQVKRIYRIYPSSKVLACDTYLKGSANGLSGFQTINPGDLKNIESNKREKRRPAYPLLDRLNLGGIHWDINAVEFFDVTDRNNTLVREVRASSYKNCQYRGNLLFMHNKLSNAGFFIIKQAPVSSIQLAYPNADFSIDYGKVNVLGVGVEGSDLNPDRWTRAYGCAIGLYAGDEQQRLTELRRFQKLERSTCSSRDEMIMANTWGDRGQDRKVNEAFCLEEIDRAARMGITHYQIDDGWQSGKSGNSAFGGSFKNIWSNPHYWEPDPIKYPRGLKPLTQACQEKGIELALWFNPSSQDHFADWRKDAQALIRLYKRDGIKVFKIDGVTVADKLAEERLRMMFDRVMDSTQNNVTFNIDVTASRRGGYFYMTEYGNIFLENRYTDWGNYYPHWTLRNLWMLSRYVPAERLQVEFLNNWRNKDKYPPSPYNPEHYSFEYLFATTLAGQPLAWMELSGLPDTAFTLRSRIDEYKKIQHDFHNGVILPIGDEPSGESWCGFQSIHDSRGYLLLYRENNSQNIHTFKLYVKPYATLVLHPVFKGKGIQQKVKADMNGNVNFQINTPRDFVMYNYEIK; this is translated from the coding sequence ATGACCGCTATTTTAAAACAGGCATCGACATGGATTGTCTTGTCATTTCTTTGTATCTCCTCATACGGAACAGAATTTACCGGATCATGCTACGCCACCCTCGAGAACGACACCCTCCGCATCGGCAACCATGCGATCGAGAGAGTTTTCCTGTGGAACGGAGGCAACCTGATAACCCTATCCCTGCATGATAAGGCCAGCGGCATCGACTGGAAAAATAAAGCGGCCGGTCCCGATTTTTTCGTACCCCACACAACGGCAAAGGCCCAGCAGGGAGAGTTGCGCGTTAGACGTCTGGCTGCCAACGCGGTGAGCGGTGAACGATTAGAGGCGGAGGTGACCTTTAGCTTGGATTCGTTGCAAGTCAAACGCATATACCGCATATACCCTTCGAGCAAAGTGCTGGCTTGCGACACCTATCTAAAAGGCAGCGCCAACGGTTTATCGGGGTTCCAAACGATCAATCCCGGTGATCTAAAAAACATCGAATCAAACAAAAGAGAAAAGCGCAGACCCGCCTATCCCCTACTCGACAGATTGAATCTGGGTGGCATTCACTGGGACATTAACGCCGTAGAGTTTTTCGATGTCACCGACCGTAATAACACACTTGTCAGAGAAGTGCGTGCGTCGAGTTATAAAAATTGCCAGTATCGCGGCAATTTGCTTTTCATGCATAACAAACTCTCCAACGCCGGCTTTTTCATCATCAAGCAAGCCCCCGTATCTTCCATCCAACTTGCTTATCCGAATGCCGATTTTTCGATCGATTACGGTAAGGTCAACGTACTAGGAGTTGGCGTCGAAGGGAGCGATCTGAACCCCGACAGATGGACTAGAGCCTACGGTTGTGCCATAGGGCTGTATGCAGGTGATGAACAGCAAAGGCTTACTGAATTGAGGCGTTTTCAAAAACTTGAGCGCAGCACCTGTTCTTCTCGTGACGAGATGATCATGGCCAACACGTGGGGAGACCGTGGACAGGACCGCAAAGTGAATGAAGCATTCTGCCTGGAAGAGATTGACCGGGCGGCACGCATGGGCATCACGCATTATCAGATAGATGACGGTTGGCAATCGGGCAAAAGCGGAAATTCGGCATTCGGAGGATCGTTCAAAAACATCTGGTCGAATCCCCACTACTGGGAACCCGATCCCATAAAATATCCGCGCGGCCTCAAACCTCTGACCCAAGCATGTCAAGAGAAAGGAATCGAATTGGCCCTGTGGTTCAATCCCAGTTCACAAGATCATTTTGCAGATTGGCGTAAAGACGCTCAGGCATTGATCCGACTGTACAAGCGCGACGGGATCAAAGTGTTCAAAATCGACGGCGTGACAGTGGCCGACAAACTGGCCGAAGAACGCCTACGCATGATGTTCGACAGAGTAATGGACTCAACACAAAACAACGTAACGTTCAATATAGATGTAACAGCAAGTCGGCGCGGAGGTTATTTCTATATGACCGAATACGGCAACATATTTCTTGAAAACCGATACACCGATTGGGGGAACTACTATCCCCACTGGACTCTTCGTAACCTATGGATGCTTTCGCGTTACGTACCTGCCGAAAGATTACAGGTCGAATTCCTCAACAACTGGCGCAACAAAGACAAATATCCTCCGTCGCCATACAATCCCGAACACTATTCGTTCGAATATCTATTTGCAACTACATTAGCCGGACAACCATTGGCCTGGATGGAACTCTCGGGACTGCCGGACACAGCATTTACCCTACGTTCACGCATAGACGAATACAAAAAAATCCAACACGATTTTCACAATGGAGTGATACTTCCCATTGGCGACGAACCATCAGGCGAATCGTGGTGTGGATTCCAGTCTATACACGACTCGAGGGGTTATCTACTGCTCTATCGAGAGAACAACAGCCAGAATATCCACACGTTCAAACTATACGTAAAACCTTATGCCACACTTGTGCTTCATCCCGTGTTCAAAGGCAAGGGCATACAACAAAAAGTCAAAGCCGACATGAATGGTAACGTCAATTTCCAAATAAACACCCCCCGTGATTTCGTCATGTACAATTATGAAATAAAATAG
- a CDS encoding SGNH/GDSL hydrolase family protein: MKLKPFIVLLALGFICATDAKQRPVTILGIGDSLTQRADSYLPALYDMLRNDGYNVELVGPHTGKSRFGEFRQAGFSGKNAEYIASRLKNIYSTYPADIVLLQSGHNHSYETKPVKGIIAAYKKMINTVLEINPQATIFVAQIVESGKMPKYAYIPELNKAIRTLIREIHDKRVIYVPVARGFNWQRHTVEDRVHPNVEGGIVMAKNWRRSIVKFMK; encoded by the coding sequence ATGAAACTTAAACCTTTCATTGTTCTGCTGGCACTCGGATTCATTTGTGCAACCGATGCAAAACAACGGCCAGTGACCATATTGGGCATTGGCGACTCGTTAACACAACGCGCAGATTCATATCTTCCTGCTTTATACGACATGTTACGCAACGATGGGTACAACGTAGAGCTTGTCGGCCCCCATACAGGCAAAAGCCGATTTGGAGAATTTCGTCAAGCCGGATTTTCCGGCAAGAATGCTGAGTATATCGCCTCACGGCTAAAGAATATATACAGTACCTATCCCGCCGACATAGTGTTACTCCAAAGCGGACACAATCACTCATATGAGACAAAGCCTGTCAAGGGAATAATTGCCGCCTACAAAAAGATGATCAATACCGTTCTTGAAATAAATCCCCAAGCCACCATCTTCGTAGCCCAAATCGTAGAGAGCGGTAAAATGCCGAAGTATGCTTATATTCCCGAACTGAATAAGGCCATTCGCACTTTGATTCGCGAAATTCATGATAAAAGAGTAATATATGTGCCCGTGGCGCGTGGTTTCAACTGGCAGCGCCATACAGTTGAAGACCGTGTACACCCCAATGTCGAAGGTGGTATTGTAATGGCTAAAAATTGGCGACGCAGTATCGTAAAGTTCATGAAATAG
- a CDS encoding GH92 family glycosyl hydrolase, which produces MKRACISLVLLLSGVPAAMSNPDSGIVPFVDPRIGVNGGGNVLIGPCQPFSIVRMNPHMEKPHITSGYKIGARITGFTVTGVSGTGGGGRYGNFCVYPQSGELDPSKRLSEVADEMAELGYYAANLTAERVKAELTSTEKVGYMRFTFGPQAAKHILLDMTSVIDRFRSRPSDGRCVVAYGVMNDDGLIEGQGVFQGGWGHNKPYILYFSAKTDVPCSAFGAFKGGETLPGMRVITGDNCGFYMTFSDSQPQAITVKIAVSTLSVGKAREHLLRSGDMDFRQALEENRATWLKYLDRFRIEGGTQKQRTLFYTSLYRTLVMPTDVTGENPQWQNSEPHFWDYYCIWDTFRTVFPLLSIAYPSQYVNMIRSLIDIYDHEGWLPDAWVVGGIARQQGGTNADVVIAEAMAKGIKGFDYDKAYLAVKKNATVPADESWDNYQSVMAGKHASYMENGYVPAHRISCVSHTLEYAYNDYCMSRIAAKMGHREEAEVYARRSMNCYNLFDSRTGFFWAKTEQGEWAENFSPTFMDKSVTNRYYYEGTPWHYAMYVPHDFAGLIRRHGGARAFEAKLDSMFIGKYYTQSNEPDIHVPYLYNYVGAQHRTAEVVRSLLSTRYSTRRAGLPGNDDSGCMSSWYIFSAMGFYPIAGQSFYLIGSPVFDKVTIALENGKKFIVQAVNNSEANKYIQRAYLNGKALDRSWIDHSEIARGGVLRFEMGDKPSGWASDCQMPIPM; this is translated from the coding sequence ATGAAACGAGCCTGCATCTCTCTTGTACTGCTGCTGTCGGGTGTCCCTGCGGCCATGTCGAATCCAGATTCCGGGATCGTGCCGTTTGTCGATCCCAGGATCGGCGTGAATGGCGGAGGCAATGTATTGATAGGTCCCTGCCAGCCGTTCAGCATCGTGCGAATGAATCCCCATATGGAAAAACCGCATATAACGTCGGGTTATAAGATAGGTGCCCGTATAACGGGCTTTACGGTGACCGGAGTGAGCGGTACGGGAGGCGGTGGGCGATACGGCAATTTTTGCGTCTATCCCCAGTCGGGTGAGCTCGATCCCTCAAAGCGCCTTTCGGAAGTGGCGGACGAGATGGCCGAACTGGGGTATTATGCCGCAAACCTCACGGCCGAAAGGGTAAAGGCTGAGTTGACATCCACCGAAAAGGTTGGATACATGCGTTTTACCTTTGGACCCCAGGCAGCCAAACATATTCTGCTCGATATGACCAGTGTCATAGACCGGTTTCGTAGCCGTCCCTCGGACGGGCGGTGTGTGGTTGCCTATGGTGTCATGAACGACGACGGTTTGATCGAAGGTCAGGGCGTGTTTCAGGGAGGATGGGGGCATAACAAGCCCTACATCCTCTATTTCAGTGCCAAGACCGATGTGCCATGCAGCGCTTTCGGCGCCTTTAAAGGGGGTGAAACATTGCCCGGTATGCGTGTGATTACGGGAGATAACTGCGGATTTTACATGACGTTTTCAGACTCTCAGCCCCAGGCGATTACGGTTAAGATCGCTGTTTCTACTCTGTCTGTGGGCAAGGCGCGGGAACATCTGTTGCGTTCGGGGGATATGGATTTCCGGCAGGCCCTGGAGGAAAATAGGGCTACCTGGTTGAAGTATCTCGACCGCTTCCGGATCGAGGGCGGAACGCAAAAGCAACGGACACTCTTTTATACTTCACTCTATCGTACCCTCGTGATGCCTACCGATGTTACGGGAGAGAATCCTCAATGGCAAAATTCGGAACCGCATTTCTGGGATTACTACTGCATATGGGATACTTTCCGTACCGTTTTCCCGCTTCTCTCCATTGCTTATCCCTCTCAGTATGTCAATATGATTCGCTCGCTGATAGACATATACGATCATGAGGGTTGGCTGCCGGATGCGTGGGTCGTGGGAGGTATCGCCCGTCAGCAGGGCGGGACGAATGCCGATGTGGTGATAGCCGAGGCAATGGCCAAAGGGATCAAAGGTTTCGACTACGACAAGGCCTATCTGGCAGTTAAGAAGAATGCTACCGTACCTGCCGACGAAAGCTGGGACAACTATCAGAGTGTCATGGCTGGAAAACATGCCTCATACATGGAAAATGGATACGTCCCCGCCCATCGGATCTCGTGTGTGTCGCACACGCTGGAGTATGCCTATAACGATTACTGCATGTCTCGGATTGCCGCCAAAATGGGACATAGGGAGGAGGCCGAAGTTTATGCCCGTCGTTCGATGAATTGCTACAATCTTTTCGATTCCCGAACGGGATTTTTCTGGGCTAAGACGGAGCAGGGCGAATGGGCGGAAAACTTCTCGCCGACATTTATGGACAAGTCGGTGACCAATCGTTATTACTACGAAGGGACGCCGTGGCATTATGCCATGTATGTGCCTCATGATTTTGCAGGTCTGATCCGACGGCATGGAGGAGCGAGGGCTTTCGAGGCGAAACTCGACTCGATGTTCATCGGAAAGTACTACACCCAAAGCAACGAACCCGACATTCATGTGCCCTACCTGTACAACTACGTGGGTGCACAGCATCGCACTGCGGAGGTCGTCAGATCGCTCCTTTCTACCAGATATTCCACCCGCCGTGCCGGATTGCCCGGTAACGACGATTCAGGCTGCATGTCATCGTGGTATATCTTCTCCGCGATGGGCTTTTATCCCATCGCGGGCCAGTCCTTTTATCTGATCGGCTCTCCCGTTTTCGACAAGGTGACCATTGCCCTCGAAAACGGCAAGAAGTTTATCGTCCAGGCCGTCAACAATTCCGAAGCGAACAAATACATTCAACGCGCATACCTCAACGGCAAAGCCTTGGACCGTTCGTGGATCGATCACAGTGAGATCGCACGCGGCGGCGTGTTGCGTTTCGAGATGGGTGACAAACCGTCGGGATGGGCGTCGGATTGTCAGATGCCCATCCCGATGTGA